A region of Leishmania donovani BPK282A1 complete genome, chromosome 7 DNA encodes the following proteins:
- a CDS encoding peptide methionine sulfoxide reductase-like has product MPAPIRATFAAGCYWGTEHFFVRNFKDSIVSHQVGFMGGVEGKAVTYSEVTKGTTGHAEVLDLMYDPEKVSYKDLLSFFFRMHNSTTLNRQAGDIGTNYRSAIFYHNEEQKKEAEAYIAKLNGADEKLHSSFSKAFGGAPCITSLEKAGTFYPAHEGHQNYLEKHPNGYCSHRLYF; this is encoded by the coding sequence ATGCCCGCGCCTATCCGAGCCACCTTTGCCGCCGGCTGCTACTGGGGAACTGAGCACTTCTTCGTGCGGAATTTCAAGGATAGCATTGTGTCGCACCAGGTCGGCTTCATGGGCGGCGTGGAGGGGAAGGCAGTAACCTACTCTGAAGTCACGAAGGGCACCACGGGCCACGCAGAGGTCTTGGACTTAATGTACGACCCCGAGAAGGTGTCGTACAAGGATCtgctctccttcttcttccGCATGCACAATTCCACGACGCTGAACCGGCAGGCGGGCGACATCGGTACCAACTACCGCAGTGCCATCTTCTACCACAACGAAGAGCaaaagaaggaggcggaggcctATATCGCCAAGCTGAACGGTGCCGACGAGAAGCTTCACTCCTCCTTTAGCAAAGCCTTTGGCGGAGCCCCCTGCATCACCAGCCTGGAGAAGGCTGGTACGTTTTACCCAGCGCATGAGGGACACCAGAACTACCTCGAGAAGCACCCGAATGGCTACTGCTCGCACCGCTTGTACTTTTAG